Proteins encoded in a region of the Streptomyces sp. NBC_01471 genome:
- a CDS encoding chorismate mutase, with translation MSTDTHHTDLHGMELHGTGAHSSEAAGVITGARDRIDSLDDRIIGLIQERMAVSAVIQDARMTSGGRRVNLSREMEVLGHYSQALGKPGTGLAMTVLELCRGRI, from the coding sequence ATGAGCACCGACACGCACCACACGGACCTGCACGGCATGGAACTGCACGGCACCGGCGCGCACAGCAGTGAGGCGGCTGGCGTGATCACGGGCGCGCGCGACCGCATCGACAGCCTCGACGACCGGATCATCGGCCTGATCCAGGAGCGGATGGCGGTGTCCGCCGTCATCCAGGACGCCCGGATGACATCCGGCGGGCGCCGGGTGAACCTCTCCCGTGAGATGGAGGTCCTGGGCCACTACAGCCAGGCGCTCGGCAAGCCGGGCACGGGACTCGCGATGACCGTCCTTGAACTGTGCCGGGGGCGGATCTGA
- a CDS encoding GMC family oxidoreductase encodes MSQENSVRGEGAAAAGGDPGAPYDYDVLVVGSGFGGSVTALRLTEKGYRVGVLEAGRRFTPGTLPKNSWDIKNYLWAPALGLYGIQRVHLLGNVMVLAGAGVGGGSLNYANTLYVPPAPFFQDRQWASITDWQAELAPYYDQAQRMLGVRINPTMTPSDVHLKASAEAMGVGDSFHMAPVGVFFGDGEDSDGTSRAEPGKAVDDPYFGGAGPSRKACTECGECMTGCRHGAKNTLNENYLYLAEKAGAVIHPLTSVTAVAEHGEGGYRVTTVTTDARKKAPRVLRARQVVVAAGTYGTQTLLHTMKDQGLLPRISPKLGELTRTNSEALVGSQTTDRRYRRKHGTPKADFTQGVAITSSIHPDADTHIEPVRYGKGSNAMGAMSIIQVPFGSRRVLGWLGNVAKHPWLTARSLSNRRWSERTIIGLVMQSLDNSLTTYRKPGGIGRGLLTARQGHGAPNPKQIAEGTRAATLIAEEINGFAGSNIGELMGTPLTAHFLGGCPIGASAGEGVIDPYHRLYGHPGISVVDGSAVSANLGVNPSLTITAQAERAMSYWPNKGDADPRPEQGQPYERLAAVEPRSPAVPAAAFGALRLPFLGIPAVPPKRTAGPEQPKTAEQPRA; translated from the coding sequence ATGTCACAGGAGAACTCTGTCCGCGGTGAGGGCGCCGCCGCCGCCGGCGGTGACCCCGGCGCACCGTACGACTACGACGTCCTGGTGGTCGGCTCGGGCTTCGGCGGCTCGGTCACCGCGCTCCGGCTCACCGAGAAGGGGTACCGGGTCGGCGTCCTGGAGGCGGGCCGCCGCTTCACCCCGGGCACCCTCCCCAAGAACTCCTGGGACATCAAGAACTACCTCTGGGCCCCGGCGCTCGGCCTCTACGGCATCCAGCGCGTCCACCTCCTCGGCAATGTGATGGTTCTGGCGGGCGCCGGCGTCGGCGGGGGCTCCCTGAACTACGCCAACACGCTGTACGTCCCTCCGGCGCCGTTCTTCCAGGACCGGCAGTGGGCGTCCATCACCGACTGGCAGGCCGAGTTGGCGCCGTACTACGACCAGGCCCAGCGCATGCTCGGTGTCCGGATCAATCCGACGATGACGCCCTCGGATGTCCATCTGAAGGCGTCCGCCGAGGCGATGGGCGTCGGCGACTCCTTCCACATGGCGCCCGTCGGGGTCTTCTTCGGTGACGGGGAGGACTCGGACGGCACGTCCAGGGCGGAGCCGGGCAAGGCCGTCGACGACCCCTACTTCGGCGGGGCGGGCCCCTCCCGCAAGGCGTGCACCGAGTGCGGCGAGTGCATGACGGGCTGCCGCCACGGCGCGAAGAACACCCTCAACGAGAACTACCTGTACCTCGCCGAGAAGGCGGGCGCGGTCATCCACCCGCTGACCTCGGTGACCGCGGTGGCGGAGCACGGCGAGGGCGGCTACCGGGTCACCACCGTCACGACCGACGCCCGCAAGAAGGCGCCGCGGGTGCTGCGTGCCCGGCAGGTGGTGGTCGCCGCGGGGACGTACGGCACGCAGACCCTGCTGCACACCATGAAGGACCAGGGGCTGCTGCCGCGCATCTCGCCGAAGCTCGGGGAGCTGACGCGTACCAACTCCGAGGCGCTGGTGGGCTCGCAGACCACGGACCGCCGCTACCGCAGGAAGCACGGCACACCGAAGGCCGACTTCACCCAGGGTGTCGCGATCACCTCGTCCATCCACCCGGACGCGGATACCCACATCGAGCCGGTGCGGTACGGCAAGGGGTCCAACGCGATGGGCGCGATGTCCATCATCCAGGTGCCCTTCGGTTCCCGGCGGGTGCTCGGCTGGCTCGGCAACGTCGCCAAGCACCCCTGGCTGACAGCCCGTTCGCTCTCCAACCGGCGCTGGTCCGAGCGGACCATCATCGGTCTGGTGATGCAGTCGCTGGACAACTCCCTCACCACGTACCGCAAACCGGGCGGGATCGGCCGGGGTCTGCTCACGGCCAGGCAGGGCCACGGCGCGCCCAACCCGAAGCAGATCGCCGAGGGGACCCGGGCCGCGACGCTCATCGCCGAGGAGATCAACGGGTTCGCCGGCTCGAACATCGGTGAGCTGATGGGGACCCCCCTGACCGCCCACTTCCTGGGCGGCTGCCCGATCGGGGCGTCCGCCGGTGAGGGCGTGATCGACCCGTACCACCGGCTGTACGGGCATCCGGGCATCTCGGTGGTCGACGGCTCGGCGGTGTCGGCGAACCTCGGCGTCAACCCCTCGCTGACCATCACCGCGCAGGCGGAGCGCGCCATGTCGTACTGGCCCAACAAGGGCGACGCGGACCCGCGCCCCGAGCAGGGACAGCCGTACGAGCGTCTCGCCGCCGTCGAGCCGAGGTCGCCGGCCGTACCGGCGGCGGCGTTCGGCGCACTCAGGCTGCCGTTCCTGGGGATACCCGCGGTCCCGCCGAAGCGGACGGCGGGCCCGGAGCAGCCGAAGACGGCGGAGCAGCCGCGGGCATAG
- a CDS encoding succinic semialdehyde dehydrogenase: MTDSQAPTATASHGTNPIAPTPSGVRTAADVVTPEVVAQLTRGVVGSGRTANHSPFTGGKLADLPESTPEDVATAFERARAAQGAWAATPVRTRAAVLLRFHDLVLSRQAEVLDLIQLETGKARLHAHEEVQAVAVAARHYGRKAPSYLKPKGHTGAIPTLTKVTELRQPRGVVGQIAPWNYPFELSIGDALPALVSGNALVMKPDTETALTALWARDLIIEAGLPAEVFQMVLGEGPVIGPELVKHADFVSFTGSTRTGREVARGAADRLVGVSLELGGKNAMLVLEDADIEKAAAGAVRACFSSAGQLCISIERLYVHESIADAFLERFAARTKAMRLGNSLAYGADMGSLAGERQLEAVRRHVEEAVSKGATLVAGGVHRTDIGPLFYEPTILDGVEAPMAVCTEETFGPVVSVYRFKDDDEAVATANATPYGLNSSVWTRSGSRGHAVAARLRTGTVNINDGYAPAYGSVQSPMGGMKDSGLGRRHGSEGILKYTEAQTVAHQRIMPMAPSFGMDDEKYAAFMSRSLKAMKTLRFR; this comes from the coding sequence CGTGGTGGGTTCCGGACGGACGGCCAACCACAGCCCCTTCACCGGCGGGAAGCTGGCCGATCTGCCCGAGTCGACTCCCGAGGACGTCGCGACCGCCTTCGAGCGGGCCCGCGCGGCCCAGGGCGCGTGGGCCGCGACCCCCGTCCGGACCCGGGCCGCCGTCCTGCTGCGCTTCCACGACCTGGTGCTCTCCCGGCAGGCCGAGGTCCTGGACCTCATCCAGCTGGAGACCGGGAAGGCCAGGCTGCACGCCCACGAAGAGGTCCAGGCCGTCGCCGTCGCCGCGCGTCACTACGGCCGCAAGGCGCCCTCGTACCTCAAGCCCAAGGGGCACACGGGTGCGATCCCGACGCTCACCAAGGTCACCGAACTGCGCCAGCCGCGCGGGGTGGTGGGCCAGATCGCCCCCTGGAACTACCCCTTCGAGCTGTCCATCGGCGACGCGCTGCCCGCCCTCGTCTCCGGCAACGCCCTGGTGATGAAGCCCGACACCGAGACCGCACTGACCGCGCTCTGGGCCCGCGACCTGATCATTGAGGCCGGACTGCCCGCCGAGGTCTTCCAGATGGTCCTCGGGGAGGGCCCGGTCATCGGCCCCGAGCTGGTCAAGCACGCCGACTTCGTGTCCTTCACCGGCTCGACCCGCACCGGCCGCGAGGTCGCCCGGGGTGCGGCCGACCGGCTGGTCGGTGTCTCCCTCGAACTCGGCGGCAAGAACGCCATGCTGGTCCTGGAGGACGCGGACATCGAGAAGGCGGCCGCGGGCGCGGTCCGCGCCTGCTTCTCATCGGCCGGCCAGCTCTGCATCTCCATCGAGCGGCTGTACGTCCACGAGTCGATCGCCGACGCGTTCCTGGAGCGCTTCGCCGCGCGCACGAAGGCAATGCGCCTCGGCAACTCCCTCGCCTACGGCGCCGACATGGGCTCCCTCGCCGGTGAACGGCAACTGGAGGCCGTGCGGCGACACGTCGAGGAGGCCGTCTCCAAGGGCGCCACGCTGGTCGCGGGCGGTGTGCACCGTACGGACATCGGTCCGCTCTTCTACGAGCCGACCATCCTGGACGGCGTCGAGGCCCCGATGGCCGTCTGCACCGAGGAGACGTTCGGGCCAGTGGTCTCGGTCTACCGCTTCAAGGACGACGACGAGGCCGTCGCCACCGCCAACGCCACGCCCTACGGGCTCAATTCGAGTGTCTGGACCAGGAGCGGCAGCCGCGGCCACGCCGTCGCCGCCCGGCTGCGGACCGGCACGGTCAACATCAACGACGGGTACGCGCCCGCGTACGGCAGCGTGCAGTCGCCGATGGGCGGCATGAAGGACTCGGGCCTCGGCCGCAGGCACGGCTCGGAAGGCATTCTCAAGTACACCGAGGCGCAGACCGTCGCGCACCAGCGGATCATGCCGATGGCGCCGTCCTTCGGTATGGACGACGAGAAGTACGCCGCGTTCATGAGCCGCAGCCTCAAGGCGATGAAGACCCTCCGCTTCCGCTAA